TCAGTCTGTACGCAATTTCGCGAAAACAGATACACGTCTTACAACCGAAGCGTCTCGACCGTCAACTGACCCGCGCCTGCCTGGATATGGGGAATAACGTCTGCGTCGTGATCGCCCTGCGGCATCTGACGCTGACTTTGTTCTACATCCTGGTATTTACCGCGCCGATGGTGATTGCGCTTCTATCGGCGGTCTTTCTGCGCGAAGGACTGCCTTTGCGAAAAGGACTAGCGATTGTTATAGGATTTGCTGGAGTTGTGGTCGCAGTGAATCCGTTTGGAAGTGCGCGCGAGGGCGATTGGATCGGCTTTGCGGCTTGCATGGTTTGCGTCGCTTGCTTTTCGGTGAATATGGTCTGGTCGCGGGTTTTGACGCGCACGGAGCATCCGGAAAGCCTGACTTTCTTTTCGGGGGTGGTAACGGCGGCGGCGGGGTTTGCGCTGATGCTGCTGATCCATCGCGAGCCTTTGACGGCGCGGCTGCTGTTGGGATTGTTTGCGATGGGGCTGTTTTGCGCACTGGGGACGCTGTGTTTTTACATCGCGGTGAAGCATACTTCGGCGGCGAATGTTTCGCAGTATCACTACACGCAGCTCATTACCGGGACGCTGCTTTCGTATCTGATCTGGCATAACAAGCCGGGGGTTTTTGTGGTGATGGGTGGGGCGCTGATCTTTGCTTCGGGGTTATATATTGCCGTGGCGGCGCGGGATGTTGTGCCGCTGACTGAGGGGAATTGAGCGGGTTTGCAGTGTTCCACAATTGTTCCACGTGGAACATTGATTGCTGAATTGCGACGGGCTGATTTGGGTTTGTTGGAAGTGGCGTGATTTCAGAGAGTTCGCGTTGCGGAGAATTTTGAGCTTTTGTGCCTTGTTACAGCGAATGGGGATTTTGGTGTTTCGCGTTTTGTGAAACACCCGGCGTACGGACGATCCGCTAACTTTCTATCAGGATTTCGGTTTGGTATTTGGGGGCCAGCGCCAGGGCTTTCTTTATGAATTTGGCCATCTGGTCTTTGTCGAGAGCTGGCGGGGGTGTGGTTCGGCTGGCGACGGGTACTCCGACTTCGAGGAAGAACTTCTCGATTCCGGCGGGGGAACAGATGCAGATCAGGCGGCCCGGCTCGGAGGCGGCGTTGTGGAACTTGTGCGGGGCGTTGGATGGAATGGTGGCTGTGTCGCCTGCGCGGGCGGTGGTTTTTGTGCCGCGGAAGGTTACTTCGATTTCGCCTTCTAGGACAATGAATGTCTCGTCGTAGTTATGGCGGTGCAGGCCGGGTCCGCCGCCGGGAGGGACGTGCATATCGATGACGCTGTAGCGGCCGTTGGTGTCCTCTTCGGAGACGGTGATGGTGTAGGTGTCGCCGACCAGGCCTATGTGTGGCAGCTTTCCCTCACCGAGGCGGCCCAAGGCCAGGTTGCGGCTGAGATCGTCGGGTGGAAGGGGCCGGTATTCCGTTGACTGCTCAGGCATGCTGTTTCTCCCTTGGCTTTGTCGGCTGATTCCTTGTGAGCGCCTTCTGATCCCCTGGCCGACGAATTCGCCGGAACAGATTCAGGCTGATCGCACCTACGGATTCCTTCACGATAGTGAATCAATGCCTGCACGCGATGGTCTTCTTTGCACGCTTCTCAGGCTTTGAGAAGCCCAGGTTTCAAAGGCGAGACCTGGGGCATCCGCATTTCTTATTTGTTCGAACCTAGGCCTCCCGGCCTTTCCCAGGTTATTGCGGTACAAGCTTCAAAATAGTTTCATAGCGCATGCGCTTTGACAGGCTGTTTTTTAAATTCGCTGACGGGACTGGAAGGTATCGCTTCGCCATCGGCAGCGGTCTGTTGAATTGCGAAACGAGCTTAAATTCAGCCAGTCGCGCAGCCGCAACGTTGATATTGGCGTTGGAGATTGAGATTCCTCTCAGGCAC
This portion of the Acidicapsa acidisoli genome encodes:
- a CDS encoding cupin domain-containing protein encodes the protein MPEQSTEYRPLPPDDLSRNLALGRLGEGKLPHIGLVGDTYTITVSEEDTNGRYSVIDMHVPPGGGPGLHRHNYDETFIVLEGEIEVTFRGTKTTARAGDTATIPSNAPHKFHNAASEPGRLICICSPAGIEKFFLEVGVPVASRTTPPPALDKDQMAKFIKKALALAPKYQTEILIES
- a CDS encoding DMT family transporter, producing MKSTKTGLSDPAVSDLGAIGFALAGFTFWVLADTCIKLVGQSGLPPYEMVAFLGLSMAIFLSLYAISRKQIHVLQPKRLDRQLTRACLDMGNNVCVVIALRHLTLTLFYILVFTAPMVIALLSAVFLREGLPLRKGLAIVIGFAGVVVAVNPFGSAREGDWIGFAACMVCVACFSVNMVWSRVLTRTEHPESLTFFSGVVTAAAGFALMLLIHREPLTARLLLGLFAMGLFCALGTLCFYIAVKHTSAANVSQYHYTQLITGTLLSYLIWHNKPGVFVVMGGALIFASGLYIAVAARDVVPLTEGN